The following coding sequences lie in one Rothia sp. SD9660Na genomic window:
- a CDS encoding glutaredoxin domain-containing protein has protein sequence MPSVSSTHTAAEQFVAEGGVAIYWRPGCPFCQRLDAGLGEVGERAIWVNIWDDADAEAYVKSVNDGNAVVPTVRTAERSFVASAASAPQTVAELIETSGK, from the coding sequence ATGCCGAGCGTATCTTCTACCCACACCGCTGCCGAGCAGTTCGTCGCCGAAGGCGGCGTCGCAATTTATTGGCGCCCGGGCTGCCCCTTCTGCCAGCGCCTGGATGCCGGTCTCGGCGAGGTGGGCGAGCGGGCTATCTGGGTCAATATTTGGGATGACGCGGACGCCGAGGCTTACGTAAAGAGCGTCAATGACGGTAACGCTGTGGTGCCGACCGTCCGCACCGCAGAGCGGTCTTTTGTCGCCTCAGCGGCAAGCGCCCCACAGACCGTAGCTGAGCTCATTGAGACATCGGGCAAGTAA
- a CDS encoding ribosome recycling factor — MGLDFNSAINDGIDKAQDAINEKAGKEVVSEENAEKAKEAASGAATKLTEKFGK; from the coding sequence ATGGGTCTCGATTTCAACAGCGCCATTAACGACGGCATCGACAAGGCTCAGGACGCCATCAATGAGAAGGCTGGCAAGGAAGTTGTCAGCGAAGAAAACGCTGAGAAGGCTAAGGAAGCCGCTTCTGGCGCCGCCACCAAGCTCACTGAGAAGTTCGGTAAGTAA
- a CDS encoding CsbD family protein, translating into MAAEDKIENGLDNLAGKAKEAGGKLTGDDRLEAEGKTDQIQAQAKDKLDEAKQTISDGVDKAKDAINGIKDSFKKD; encoded by the coding sequence ATGGCTGCAGAAGACAAGATTGAAAACGGCCTCGACAACCTCGCTGGCAAGGCCAAGGAGGCCGGTGGCAAGCTGACCGGCGATGACCGTCTCGAAGCTGAGGGCAAGACCGACCAGATTCAGGCCCAGGCTAAGGACAAGCTCGACGAAGCCAAGCAGACCATCTCAGACGGTGTTGATAAGGCTAAGGACGCCATCAACGGTATCAAGGATTCCTTCAAGAAGGACTAG
- a CDS encoding galactokinase family protein, whose product MTLRVEPAWATLPDHRAEVEAARAAFVEKYGVEPDGVWSAPGRLNLLGEYIDFLGGSCMPMPLPYRTYVAGRLRTDGVLRATSLQMPGDDRTVVIREITPGTFKGWFTYVAGVAWAMNREGGKDIALPHNFGADLLITSQVPVGGGLSSSAALECSTALALLDLSCPLRQGCDCTEALPSDLSPANDALRARLAQVCIRAENEVAGARTGGLDQTASLRSAPGKALVVDFRDFSINPLTVDVASADLGWLVINTNTPHELAGGEFAARREANEAVTEAMGLDYLRNALPEDLACAGMSEREVKQCRLDLVDQTVNRALVALEGTGQPRTFPRGWVRHTLHDMTLVERAAYLLGRKDAGEQVNWSELGRLFTESFVSMRDELRVSRPEIDLAVDTCLAAGALGARIVGGGFGGAVMALLPLHLVESAGERVALAYAQQGYADPEFLPMVAGFPANRDL is encoded by the coding sequence GTGACCCTCCGTGTTGAGCCCGCCTGGGCTACCCTGCCAGACCACCGCGCCGAAGTTGAGGCAGCCCGCGCTGCCTTTGTTGAGAAGTACGGAGTGGAGCCCGATGGTGTATGGTCAGCGCCCGGGCGTCTCAATCTACTGGGTGAGTACATCGACTTTCTCGGTGGGTCCTGCATGCCTATGCCCCTGCCCTACCGCACATATGTGGCGGGCAGGCTGCGCACCGACGGGGTACTGCGAGCGACCTCCCTGCAAATGCCGGGGGACGACCGCACCGTCGTCATCCGCGAAATCACCCCGGGCACATTCAAGGGCTGGTTCACCTATGTGGCAGGGGTAGCCTGGGCCATGAACCGGGAGGGTGGCAAAGATATCGCCCTGCCCCATAATTTTGGGGCTGACCTGCTGATTACCTCCCAGGTGCCGGTGGGTGGGGGCCTATCGTCCTCTGCCGCCCTGGAGTGCTCCACAGCCCTGGCCCTGCTGGATCTTTCCTGCCCCCTGCGCCAGGGGTGCGACTGCACCGAGGCTCTACCCTCTGACCTCTCCCCCGCTAACGACGCCCTGCGTGCCCGCCTGGCCCAGGTCTGTATTCGCGCCGAGAACGAGGTAGCAGGGGCCCGTACCGGCGGCCTTGACCAGACTGCTTCGCTACGTTCGGCACCAGGCAAGGCCCTGGTGGTGGACTTCCGCGATTTCTCCATCAATCCTCTGACCGTTGATGTGGCGAGCGCTGACCTAGGCTGGCTGGTCATCAACACCAATACCCCCCACGAGCTGGCGGGAGGTGAATTTGCTGCCCGCCGCGAGGCGAACGAGGCGGTGACCGAGGCGATGGGGCTGGATTATCTGCGCAATGCCCTGCCCGAGGATCTAGCCTGTGCCGGTATGAGTGAGCGCGAGGTTAAGCAGTGCCGCCTGGATCTGGTAGATCAGACCGTCAACCGCGCCCTGGTTGCCCTGGAGGGGACCGGCCAGCCCCGCACCTTCCCGCGCGGCTGGGTGCGCCACACCCTGCACGATATGACCCTGGTGGAGCGGGCAGCCTACCTGCTGGGTCGGAAGGACGCCGGCGAGCAGGTTAACTGGAGCGAGCTGGGCAGGCTCTTTACCGAGAGCTTTGTGTCGATGCGCGATGAGCTGCGGGTGTCTCGCCCCGAGATTGATCTGGCGGTTGATACCTGCCTGGCGGCCGGAGCTCTGGGTGCCCGTATTGTGGGTGGCGGTTTTGGCGGGGCCGTAATGGCCCTGTTGCCGCTGCACCTGGTGGAATCGGCGGGGGAGCGGGTGGCTCTAGCCTATGCCCAGCAGGGCTATGCTGACCCCGAGTTCCTGCCCATGGTGGCGGGCTTCCCAGCAAATCGGGACCTTTAG
- a CDS encoding TetR/AcrR family transcriptional regulator: MALSREKILDTAFDVLRQFGLADLSMRRLATELGVAPGALYYHVKNKQELLASLASRILATVERPSTPTTPDTLLITGENTYRKLIPVKECSEVIRLALALHPATLTPDRLALLDTLETDFGAATGTPQPAQAAEIFMHTCLSLIEQEQTRALLAGSTPPAEPPASYTSALTAVIKGFTA, translated from the coding sequence GTGGCTTTATCCCGTGAGAAGATTCTTGACACCGCTTTTGATGTGCTGCGCCAGTTTGGCTTAGCCGACCTTTCGATGCGTCGGTTGGCTACCGAGCTGGGAGTGGCCCCCGGCGCACTCTACTATCACGTCAAGAATAAGCAGGAGCTTCTAGCCTCGCTGGCCTCCCGCATACTGGCAACAGTAGAAAGACCCAGCACCCCAACCACCCCCGATACTCTGCTCATTACCGGGGAAAATACCTACCGGAAACTTATTCCGGTTAAGGAATGTTCCGAAGTCATCCGCCTAGCCCTGGCCCTGCACCCCGCGACCCTCACCCCCGATAGACTAGCACTGCTCGACACCCTTGAAACTGACTTTGGAGCCGCCACCGGCACCCCGCAACCGGCCCAGGCCGCCGAAATCTTCATGCATACCTGCCTGAGCCTCATCGAGCAAGAGCAGACCAGGGCCCTGCTCGCCGGCAGCACCCCGCCAGCCGAGCCACCGGCGTCCTACACCTCCGCCCTCACCGCCGTCATTAAGGGCTTTACTGCCTAA
- a CDS encoding CE1759 family FMN reductase: MSTPSIVVVTAGLGEPSTTALLGENLSEATTQALAAAGVEASFTQISLRSLATDITNHYLTGFPMGKLATALDQVREANALIVVTPVFKASYSGLFKSFWDLVEDGSLAGKPVLIAATGGTARHSLMLETAMRPLFSYLKATVAPSGVFAATDDFGSDRNLAPRVAKAATEFAQLVLWTLGPAATAGQAAQQAGESEAKQQAVQDANAGSFFGILEKERGGQAPAAAYKAPGLEDLTVIPFEELLKRNTPGA, encoded by the coding sequence ATGAGTACCCCCTCCATCGTTGTTGTTACGGCAGGTTTGGGCGAGCCGTCCACCACTGCCCTACTGGGCGAGAACCTCAGCGAGGCCACGACCCAGGCCCTAGCCGCTGCTGGAGTTGAGGCGAGCTTCACCCAGATTTCGCTCCGCTCCCTAGCTACCGATATCACCAACCACTACCTGACCGGGTTCCCCATGGGCAAGCTGGCGACCGCCCTGGATCAGGTGCGGGAGGCTAACGCCCTGATTGTAGTCACCCCGGTCTTCAAGGCCAGCTATTCGGGGCTCTTCAAAAGCTTCTGGGATCTCGTCGAGGACGGCTCCCTGGCAGGTAAGCCCGTACTGATTGCTGCCACCGGCGGCACCGCCCGCCACTCCCTCATGCTGGAGACGGCCATGCGTCCGCTCTTTAGCTACCTCAAGGCAACCGTAGCCCCCTCGGGTGTCTTTGCCGCAACCGACGACTTCGGTTCCGATAGGAACCTGGCTCCGCGCGTAGCCAAGGCAGCTACCGAGTTTGCCCAGCTGGTACTCTGGACGCTCGGGCCAGCAGCCACCGCAGGGCAGGCAGCCCAGCAGGCTGGTGAAAGCGAGGCCAAGCAGCAGGCAGTTCAGGACGCCAACGCCGGCTCCTTCTTCGGCATTCTTGAGAAAGAGCGAGGCGGCCAGGCACCCGCGGCAGCCTATAAGGCCCCGGGACTAGAAGACCTAACGGTCATACCTTTTGAGGAATTACTTAAACGGAATACACCGGGCGCCTAA
- a CDS encoding LLM class flavin-dependent oxidoreductase gives MQFGIFSVGDVTMDPTTGKTPSEYERQKAIVEIAKKADEVGLDVFAVGQHHNPPFIASSPTTTLAYIAAQTKNILLSTSTTLITTTDPVRIAEDYGTLQHLTDGRMDLMMGRGNTGPVYPWFGKDIRQGVNLAIENYALLRKLWSEQVVNWQGNFRTPLNSFTATPQPLDGTAPFVWHGSIRTPEIAEQAAYYGDGFFHNNIFWNKEHTQQMINLYRERYEHYGHGTAEQAIVGLGGQVFMSKNSQDAVTKFRPYFDNAPVYGGGPSLEDFADQTPLTVGSPQQVIEKTLSFRDYAGDYQRQLFLIDHAGLPLKEVLNQIDMLGEQVVPVLREEFAKLRPAGVPEAPVHPRYAAHLAEQGK, from the coding sequence ATGCAGTTCGGTATCTTCTCCGTCGGCGACGTCACCATGGACCCCACCACCGGCAAGACCCCCAGCGAATACGAGCGCCAAAAGGCCATCGTTGAAATTGCCAAGAAGGCAGACGAAGTAGGCCTCGACGTCTTTGCCGTCGGCCAGCACCACAACCCGCCCTTCATCGCATCCTCACCGACCACCACCCTGGCCTACATCGCAGCCCAGACCAAGAACATCCTGCTGTCAACCTCCACCACCCTGATCACCACCACCGACCCCGTGCGCATCGCCGAAGACTACGGCACCCTGCAGCACCTGACCGACGGCCGCATGGACCTCATGATGGGCCGCGGCAACACCGGCCCCGTCTACCCCTGGTTCGGCAAGGACATCCGCCAGGGCGTCAACCTGGCCATCGAGAACTACGCCCTACTGCGCAAGCTCTGGAGCGAACAGGTGGTCAACTGGCAGGGCAACTTCCGCACCCCGCTCAACTCCTTCACCGCCACCCCGCAGCCCCTGGACGGCACCGCCCCCTTCGTCTGGCACGGCTCGATTCGCACCCCCGAGATCGCCGAGCAGGCCGCCTACTACGGTGACGGTTTCTTCCACAACAACATCTTCTGGAACAAGGAGCACACCCAGCAGATGATCAACCTCTACCGCGAGCGCTACGAGCACTACGGCCACGGCACCGCCGAGCAGGCCATCGTGGGCCTGGGCGGGCAGGTCTTCATGAGCAAGAACTCCCAGGACGCCGTTACCAAGTTCCGACCCTACTTCGACAACGCCCCGGTCTACGGCGGCGGCCCCTCTCTGGAAGATTTTGCTGACCAGACCCCGCTGACCGTGGGCTCACCCCAGCAGGTCATTGAGAAGACCCTGTCCTTCCGCGACTACGCCGGTGACTACCAGCGTCAGCTCTTCCTGATAGACCACGCAGGCCTGCCCCTCAAGGAGGTTCTGAACCAGATTGACATGCTGGGTGAGCAGGTTGTGCCCGTATTGCGCGAGGAGTTCGCTAAGCTACGCCCTGCCGGTGTGCCCGAGGCCCCCGTCCACCCCCGCTACGCTGCCCACCTGGCTGAGCAGGGTAAGTAG
- a CDS encoding PRD domain-containing protein gives MRISRIYNNNVALAQAYTGEQMVVIGRGLAFGKRKGDMVDPTLIEQTFVPEHGTPDEHLAGSLAKIPSEILGLATELEFLVKAEGINISHSFIVPVADHISYAVVRAREGLAVDYPLAFEVSQLYPQEVRFGHRALELVKERLGVELPEIEAIPLAMHLVNSQFASEDMGGTYRMTEVFAQIFEVIGVSFGGPVDRSLMSAARFVTHLRYLFVRAGTAQTADAGTSVPLLLESLKDAHPRAFAAAVKVKLVLEMHLEQNLTDDELTYLTIHIARLARDQYGTS, from the coding sequence TTGCGCATTTCACGTATTTATAACAACAATGTTGCGCTGGCCCAGGCCTACACGGGCGAGCAGATGGTGGTCATCGGTCGCGGCTTAGCGTTTGGTAAGCGTAAGGGTGACATGGTTGACCCCACCCTCATTGAGCAGACCTTCGTGCCGGAGCACGGCACCCCCGATGAGCATTTGGCGGGTTCACTGGCGAAGATTCCCTCTGAGATTCTGGGTTTGGCGACCGAGCTTGAGTTTTTGGTCAAGGCCGAGGGTATTAACATTTCTCATTCCTTTATTGTTCCGGTGGCTGACCATATTAGCTATGCGGTGGTTCGGGCTCGCGAGGGGCTGGCGGTGGATTACCCGCTGGCTTTTGAGGTGTCTCAGCTCTACCCGCAGGAGGTCCGATTTGGCCACCGGGCCCTGGAGCTGGTTAAGGAGCGTCTGGGGGTTGAGCTGCCTGAGATTGAGGCAATTCCCCTCGCCATGCACCTGGTGAATTCACAGTTCGCTTCGGAAGACATGGGCGGCACCTACCGCATGACCGAGGTCTTTGCCCAGATTTTTGAGGTGATTGGGGTCAGCTTTGGCGGCCCGGTGGACCGGTCGCTGATGAGTGCTGCCCGCTTCGTCACGCATCTGCGCTATCTCTTTGTGCGTGCTGGCACTGCCCAGACCGCGGACGCCGGCACGAGCGTCCCCCTGCTCCTTGAAAGCCTAAAGGACGCCCACCCCCGCGCCTTTGCTGCGGCGGTGAAGGTGAAGCTGGTGCTTGAGATGCACCTGGAGCAGAACCTGACCGATGATGAGCTGACCTATCTAACGATTCATATCGCCCGCCTGGCCCGGGACCAGTACGGCACCTCCTAA
- the brnQ gene encoding branched-chain amino acid transport system II carrier protein: MNSAPTKSSPLISIVVTALMLFSMFFGAGNLIFPAMLGAEAGENFTPAITGFLVTGVLMPILAVIALAVTGRDLQDLASRGGRIFALLFPPLVYLSIGALYALPRTGTVSYAMAVEPYLSFDGMVPTLVFSAVFFGISYLLAMNPTGIVDTLGRYLTPALVILLGVLVVMSFITLRTPSAAPTEDYASGAFATGFVNGYMTMDSLAGLAFGIIVIASLREKGITSRNEMLRSVALAGGIAGVLLGAVYLGLGYIGEHIANGQGYKDGASLLTDATAQTMGGPGALVFGLIVLLACLTTSVGLIGATSSFFNKLLPSVSYRTWAIIFTLIAFVLASFGLEGLMSFAIPIITTLYPPALTLVVLTLLEAALRAPWMNLTHRLALLVSVIWALLMTLNAQGLGSAWIEPLIGWAPAHAYDLGWFVPTLIAALMGAAIDLVQHRRSSVR; this comes from the coding sequence ATGAACTCAGCACCCACTAAATCATCACCGCTCATCAGCATCGTGGTCACAGCCCTCATGCTGTTCTCCATGTTCTTCGGCGCAGGCAACCTCATCTTCCCCGCCATGCTTGGTGCAGAAGCCGGTGAAAACTTCACCCCCGCCATCACAGGCTTCCTGGTCACCGGCGTCCTGATGCCAATTCTGGCCGTTATCGCGCTCGCCGTCACCGGCCGCGACCTGCAAGACCTGGCCTCTCGCGGTGGAAGAATCTTCGCCCTACTCTTCCCGCCCCTGGTCTACCTTTCCATCGGCGCCCTCTACGCCCTGCCTCGCACCGGAACCGTCAGCTACGCCATGGCTGTGGAGCCCTACCTATCCTTTGACGGTATGGTTCCCACCCTGGTCTTCTCCGCCGTCTTTTTCGGCATCTCCTACCTGCTGGCCATGAACCCCACCGGCATCGTCGACACCCTCGGTAGGTACCTGACCCCCGCCCTGGTCATTCTGCTGGGCGTGCTGGTGGTCATGAGCTTTATAACCCTGCGCACCCCCTCAGCGGCGCCCACCGAAGACTACGCCAGCGGTGCCTTTGCTACCGGCTTCGTCAACGGCTACATGACCATGGACTCCCTGGCTGGTCTAGCCTTCGGCATTATTGTGATTGCCTCCCTGCGCGAAAAGGGCATCACCAGCCGCAACGAAATGCTCCGCAGTGTCGCCCTGGCAGGCGGTATCGCGGGCGTTCTGCTGGGTGCGGTCTACCTAGGCCTGGGCTACATCGGTGAGCATATTGCAAACGGCCAGGGCTATAAGGACGGCGCATCCCTGCTTACCGACGCCACGGCCCAGACCATGGGTGGCCCCGGTGCCCTTGTCTTTGGCCTTATCGTGCTGCTGGCCTGCCTCACCACCTCGGTGGGTCTGATCGGTGCAACCAGCTCTTTCTTTAACAAGCTGCTACCTTCGGTGTCCTACCGCACCTGGGCTATCATCTTCACCCTCATCGCCTTTGTGCTGGCCTCCTTTGGCTTGGAAGGCTTGATGAGCTTTGCCATTCCCATTATCACTACCCTCTACCCGCCGGCCCTGACCCTGGTCGTCCTCACCCTGCTTGAAGCTGCCCTGCGTGCTCCCTGGATGAACCTGACCCACCGTCTGGCCTTGTTGGTCTCTGTCATCTGGGCCCTGCTCATGACCCTCAACGCCCAGGGCCTCGGGTCTGCCTGGATTGAGCCCCTCATTGGCTGGGCACCCGCCCATGCCTACGACCTGGGCTGGTTCGTTCCCACCCTGATTGCCGCCCTGATGGGTGCTGCTATCGACCTGGTGCAGCACCGCCGGTCATCCGTCCGCTAG
- a CDS encoding CrcB family protein, with protein sequence MTPTFRTTWLVFLGGGAGALVRALLLTAFPVSGLSLPVTVLLVNWAGAFLLAFLTGYLLAAAPGGVLSAGSEQLRVLVGTGFLGGFTTYSTFALALAQLTLAGHWWTAAGYALLSLVGGYLLAWAGWRLAARWGMSGRLPRAGRPAQGAGE encoded by the coding sequence GTGACCCCTACCTTTCGTACTACCTGGCTTGTCTTTTTGGGTGGAGGGGCCGGTGCTCTTGTGCGGGCCCTGCTGCTCACTGCTTTCCCCGTCTCTGGATTATCCTTGCCTGTGACGGTGCTACTGGTGAACTGGGCTGGTGCTTTTCTGCTGGCTTTCTTGACTGGTTACCTGCTTGCTGCCGCACCGGGTGGGGTTCTTTCGGCTGGTTCTGAGCAGCTCCGTGTGCTGGTGGGCACCGGCTTTTTAGGTGGCTTTACCACCTATTCCACTTTTGCCCTGGCGCTAGCCCAGCTCACCTTGGCCGGTCACTGGTGGACGGCCGCCGGGTATGCCCTGCTCTCGCTGGTTGGTGGTTACCTGCTGGCCTGGGCGGGGTGGCGGTTAGCTGCTCGGTGGGGAATGAGCGGACGCCTGCCCCGCGCCGGTAGGCCAGCTCAAGGGGCGGGGGAATAG
- a CDS encoding CrcB family protein — protein sequence MVYLLVFLAGGAGAALRLWVDSWVKTLVLKLWQVSMPLGTFFINVTGSFLLGGLTGLLAAHITPIPGAETFVITENLTLILGVGFLGGYTTFSTALLETLRAPGKLATGVLALGQLLVSTLAALAGLALGALI from the coding sequence ATGGTCTACCTTTTAGTCTTTCTCGCTGGCGGCGCAGGCGCCGCCCTGCGCCTCTGGGTCGATAGCTGGGTCAAAACCCTTGTTTTAAAGCTCTGGCAAGTATCTATGCCTTTAGGGACATTCTTTATTAATGTCACGGGATCCTTTCTCTTGGGCGGCCTCACCGGTCTTCTCGCTGCCCATATCACGCCTATTCCCGGTGCGGAAACTTTTGTAATTACAGAAAATCTCACCCTCATTCTGGGAGTGGGCTTCTTGGGTGGCTACACCACCTTCTCCACCGCCCTGCTTGAAACCCTACGAGCCCCCGGTAAGCTGGCCACCGGAGTCCTTGCTCTCGGCCAGTTGCTGGTCTCAACCCTTGCCGCCCTGGCGGGCCTGGCCTTAGGTGCCCTCATCTAG
- a CDS encoding VanZ family protein: MRYYFYFSIPVLQQALSLWALLMVFVVPALWWFGRHLPALRLLRRIAATGVLVLYATGVIAYTFLPLPDNDSFVCPDGWGSTYPRFFLGWSIEFAIAANDGLLGAIFSIYVLQMLLNVLLFVPFGVLARWRWGASFRAVLFAAFGTSLAIELTQLTGIWGYYDCAIRTFDAEDIFNNTLGAVLGWGALATWQHRHTLPGQLRRLFGR, translated from the coding sequence ATGCGGTACTACTTCTACTTCTCGATTCCTGTGCTCCAGCAGGCCCTTTCCCTCTGGGCCTTGCTCATGGTTTTTGTGGTGCCCGCCCTTTGGTGGTTTGGCCGCCACCTGCCCGCCCTTAGGCTCCTGCGCCGCATTGCCGCCACGGGCGTCCTGGTGCTCTACGCTACCGGGGTTATCGCCTACACCTTCCTGCCCCTGCCCGATAATGATTCCTTCGTCTGCCCCGATGGCTGGGGTAGCACCTACCCCCGCTTCTTCCTGGGTTGGAGTATCGAATTCGCTATTGCAGCCAACGACGGCCTACTCGGTGCCATCTTCTCTATCTACGTGCTGCAGATGCTGCTGAACGTGCTGCTCTTTGTACCCTTTGGGGTGCTGGCCCGCTGGCGGTGGGGAGCTAGCTTCCGTGCCGTTCTCTTCGCGGCTTTTGGCACCTCACTTGCGATTGAGCTGACCCAGCTGACCGGTATCTGGGGCTACTATGACTGCGCTATCCGCACCTTCGATGCCGAAGACATTTTCAACAACACCCTGGGTGCTGTCCTGGGCTGGGGTGCCCTTGCCACCTGGCAGCATCGTCATACCCTGCCCGGGCAGCTCCGCCGCCTTTTCGGGCGCTAG
- a CDS encoding MIP/aquaporin family protein, with translation MNTISPYLAEFLGTMIMVTIGCGVIATVELRRSKGHGDNFFTIAFGWGFAVTFGVYASHAYSGGHLNPAVSIGLAAYGEFDWAMVPGYILAQVAGAMVGAGFVFLNYLPHWKATADRKIKLGVFATVPAIHNYFTNALSEIIGTFLLVFSALYVGVNFTPILEGSELALNLNHVLKPLAFGFLVTVLVIGLGGQTGFALNPARDFGPRLMHALLPIHGKGSSRWYYAWVPVCAPIAGGLMGGSFFKLYYDGQFSLFQVAGVVLAVAVLGFGLWANKHMYRSKSAEVLPQSEDTEATAASAAATYVPTGEIPVVQKRAFWE, from the coding sequence GTGAACACTATCAGCCCCTACCTGGCCGAATTCCTGGGCACCATGATTATGGTGACCATCGGCTGCGGCGTCATTGCCACCGTCGAACTACGCCGTTCCAAGGGCCACGGCGACAACTTCTTTACCATCGCCTTCGGTTGGGGCTTTGCCGTCACCTTCGGCGTCTACGCCTCCCACGCCTACTCCGGCGGCCACCTCAACCCCGCTGTCTCTATCGGCCTGGCCGCCTACGGGGAGTTCGACTGGGCCATGGTGCCCGGCTACATTCTCGCCCAGGTCGCTGGGGCCATGGTGGGCGCGGGCTTCGTCTTTCTCAACTACCTGCCCCACTGGAAAGCCACCGCAGACCGTAAAATCAAGCTCGGTGTTTTTGCCACCGTGCCCGCCATTCACAACTATTTCACCAACGCCCTCTCCGAAATTATCGGCACCTTCTTGCTGGTCTTCTCAGCCCTCTACGTGGGGGTGAACTTCACCCCCATCCTTGAGGGTTCAGAGCTGGCACTCAACCTAAATCACGTGCTCAAGCCCCTGGCCTTTGGTTTCTTGGTCACCGTGCTCGTGATTGGTCTGGGTGGCCAGACCGGCTTTGCCCTCAATCCTGCCCGCGACTTTGGCCCCCGCCTCATGCACGCCCTGCTGCCTATTCACGGCAAGGGAAGCTCCCGCTGGTACTACGCCTGGGTGCCGGTCTGCGCCCCTATCGCAGGTGGCCTGATGGGTGGATCTTTCTTCAAGCTCTACTACGACGGCCAGTTCTCACTCTTCCAGGTGGCCGGTGTTGTACTGGCTGTGGCTGTACTTGGGTTCGGTCTGTGGGCTAACAAGCACATGTACCGCTCCAAGTCAGCTGAGGTGCTACCCCAGAGCGAGGACACCGAGGCGACCGCCGCGTCCGCCGCCGCCACTTACGTGCCCACCGGTGAAATCCCGGTCGTGCAGAAGCGGGCTTTTTGGGAGTAG